From Terriglobia bacterium, one genomic window encodes:
- a CDS encoding ABC transporter permease: MSFLAIIKVAVMALKRHKLRSVLTMLGIIIGVGAVIGVFAIGSGAKKMIDDQIAQAGTNLIFISPGTQTAGGIHWGMGSITTMVDDDAKAIERECTAVSEVTPGMRTQSQVVAGGQNWSTGITGHNQLFPTIRNWPVESGAFFSEQDVASVARVAVIGKTVGENLFGNQDPIGQMIRIKGQPFKVVGTLISKGQDAMGHDQDDTVVIPYTTLQKKLLGITYLHFIIASASTTEAIPLAQEQIDSLLRQRHGIQPGQDADFFIRTLSDMAKMRNESNQVMTYLLLVIASVSLLVGGIGVMNIMLVSVTERTREIGIRMAVGAKSRDLLRQFLLEASTLSLFGGLVGIGLGTLASSLITNFLQWPTTISVLSVILAFTVSATVGIVFGFYPAWKAAQLDPIDALRYE, from the coding sequence ATGAGTTTCCTGGCGATTATTAAAGTGGCGGTGATGGCGTTAAAGCGCCACAAGCTGCGCTCCGTGTTGACGATGCTGGGCATCATCATCGGGGTGGGGGCGGTCATTGGCGTGTTCGCCATCGGAAGCGGCGCGAAGAAGATGATCGACGACCAGATCGCGCAGGCCGGCACCAACCTGATTTTCATCAGTCCCGGGACGCAGACGGCGGGCGGGATTCACTGGGGCATGGGATCCATCACCACGATGGTGGATGACGATGCGAAGGCCATCGAGCGCGAGTGCACGGCGGTCTCGGAGGTCACTCCGGGCATGCGGACCCAGTCCCAGGTGGTGGCGGGGGGGCAAAACTGGTCGACCGGAATTACGGGGCACAACCAGCTCTTTCCCACGATCCGCAACTGGCCGGTCGAATCGGGCGCTTTCTTCTCGGAACAGGACGTGGCTTCGGTGGCGCGCGTTGCCGTGATCGGCAAGACCGTCGGCGAGAATCTCTTTGGAAACCAGGATCCCATCGGGCAAATGATCCGCATTAAGGGCCAGCCGTTCAAGGTGGTGGGGACCCTGATCTCCAAGGGCCAGGACGCCATGGGACACGATCAGGACGACACAGTCGTTATTCCTTACACCACCCTTCAAAAGAAACTGCTGGGCATCACCTATCTGCACTTCATTATCGCCTCGGCCTCAACCACGGAGGCCATCCCGCTCGCGCAAGAGCAAATTGATTCTTTATTGCGCCAGCGGCATGGCATCCAGCCGGGCCAGGACGCCGACTTTTTTATTCGAACCCTTTCTGACATGGCCAAGATGCGCAACGAGTCGAACCAGGTGATGACCTACCTGCTTCTGGTGATCGCTTCCGTGTCCCTGCTTGTCGGGGGGATCGGTGTCATGAACATCATGCTCGTCTCCGTCACCGAACGGACGCGCGAGATTGGCATCCGCATGGCGGTCGGCGCGAAATCCCGGGATCTCCTGCGTCAGTTCCTGCTTGAAGCCAGCACCCTGTCCTTGTTTGGCGGTTTGGTTGGGATCGGCCTGGGGACCCTCGCTTCTTCGCTGATCACAAACTTCCTTCAGTGGCCGACCACGATCTCGGTCTTGTCAGTCATACTGGCCTTCACGGTGTCCGCCACCGTCGGCATCGTCTTCGGTTTTTATCCCGCCTGGAAAGCCGCGCAACTGGATCCCATCGACGCCCTGCGGTACGAGTAA